From the genome of Clostridium sp. BNL1100, one region includes:
- a CDS encoding cell division protein FtsL — protein MAETKNDYVHGSLAEKIKYDPYEDNAILKSKKTARDNKRVKVRIILNIFLVFAMFIVVMFRYAQISQLNYESNILKSEYTKIQNENQLLLIDIQNAMDLKNIRQIAETKLDMHKPDKSQIVYVSIPKKDVTITANKEKSKLTVLFNGIHKSLNKFLNMIY, from the coding sequence GTGGCAGAGACCAAAAATGATTATGTACACGGTTCCTTAGCGGAAAAAATAAAATATGATCCATATGAAGACAATGCCATACTCAAGTCAAAAAAGACAGCAAGAGACAACAAAAGAGTAAAAGTAAGAATTATCTTAAACATTTTTCTTGTTTTTGCAATGTTCATTGTTGTTATGTTCAGGTATGCACAAATCAGTCAGTTGAACTATGAAAGCAATATACTGAAAAGCGAGTATACCAAGATACAGAATGAAAATCAATTGTTGCTTATTGATATACAAAATGCCATGGATTTAAAGAATATAAGGCAAATTGCAGAAACAAAGCTGGACATGCACAAGCCTGACAAGTCACAGATTGTATATGTAAGTATACCCAAGAAGGATGTAACAATTACAGCTAACAAGGAGAAATCAAAACTAACTGTATTGTTCAATGGTATACATAAAAGCCTTAACAAGTTTTTAAACATGATTTATTAG
- the rodA gene encoding rod shape-determining protein RodA, whose protein sequence is MYFVEKSQTSNPYKRFDYMLFISVMVLSAVGLIVLSSAVRTRPGILKSQILAMIMGIALCLILSIIDYKDLKVLSLFIFFGAMSLMVLVLFIGSGEDLGNKNWMKIAGFSIQPSEYAKIAYIILASVFLERIKDSTEKNKSDIIKFIVYSGVAIGFVLLQKDLGTALVFGFIFVIFIYIVGIPYRYIFILGGTLLLSLPFIWVYVLNGNRRERILTFISPDRDPQGAGYNVIQSKIAVGSGQLFGQGYGSGLQTQSRNVPVNESDFIFSVVGEEFGFIGGIIIILLGLIILLRCIYIAKNSSDSYGSFLVIGVTGMLAFNFIENIGMSIGLLPVTGLPLPFVSAGGTAVLANYIAIGIVLSVSSRRKKVMFST, encoded by the coding sequence ATGTATTTTGTTGAAAAGTCGCAAACATCAAATCCTTATAAGAGATTTGACTACATGTTGTTTATATCGGTTATGGTCTTATCAGCAGTAGGGCTTATTGTCCTCAGCAGTGCAGTAAGAACCAGACCGGGTATTCTGAAGTCTCAGATACTTGCTATGATAATGGGAATTGCACTATGCCTTATTTTGAGCATAATAGATTATAAGGATTTAAAAGTTCTCAGTTTGTTTATATTTTTTGGGGCAATGTCTTTGATGGTACTTGTTTTGTTTATCGGTTCCGGTGAGGATCTGGGAAATAAAAACTGGATGAAAATAGCCGGATTCAGCATACAGCCTTCAGAATATGCAAAGATAGCCTATATTATATTGGCTTCGGTCTTTTTAGAAAGAATTAAAGACAGCACTGAAAAAAATAAATCCGATATTATAAAATTTATAGTCTACTCCGGAGTTGCCATAGGTTTTGTGCTATTGCAAAAGGACTTGGGAACAGCCCTTGTATTTGGGTTTATATTCGTTATATTTATATACATTGTTGGCATTCCTTACAGATATATATTCATCTTGGGGGGAACATTGCTGCTTTCATTGCCTTTCATATGGGTTTATGTTCTGAACGGTAATAGAAGGGAAAGAATTCTTACTTTTATATCACCTGACAGAGACCCCCAGGGGGCAGGTTATAATGTAATTCAATCCAAGATTGCGGTAGGCTCCGGACAGTTGTTCGGACAAGGCTACGGAAGCGGTTTGCAAACCCAAAGCAGGAATGTGCCGGTAAATGAGTCTGACTTTATTTTCTCGGTAGTTGGAGAAGAATTTGGGTTTATCGGTGGTATTATTATTATACTATTAGGTTTGATAATTCTTTTAAGATGTATTTATATCGCAAAAAACTCAAGTGATTCCTATGGTTCATTTCTAGTAATAGGTGTGACTGGTATGCTTGCCTTTAATTTTATAGAAAATATCGGAATGAGTATAGGCTTACTTCCGGTAACAGGTCTGCCACTTCCTTTTGTCAGTGCGGGAGGAACGGCGGTACTGGCCAATTATATAGCCATAGGGATTGTGTTAAGTGTTTCATCGAGACGAAAAAAAGTAATGTTTAGTACTTAG
- the murF gene encoding UDP-N-acetylmuramoyl-tripeptide--D-alanyl-D-alanine ligase, producing the protein MITFDCVELAEAVAGKLLWGEPDRTFYGVTTDSRKVTKDSLFIPLIGEKFDGHDYIEQCFKAGASVCLTSKQILPVAGCSAVLVDDTAKALRDLATWHRRKFDIPVVGITGSVGKTSTKDMVSCVLSQKYCVLKTQGNFNNEIGLPLTVLNIDNSHETAVIEMGMSGFGEISRLTAIAIPRIVIITNIGVSHIEKLGSQEGILKAKLEILEGLNKDGLVVLNGDDPLLKPLKGKLPFRTVFYGMNSGSDYTALNYQTMGEQGTSFEITVNGYEYNVEIPVPGIHNVYNALAAIAVGIEMKIPMEIILDGIKQFSPGNMRQSIINHNGIKIINDAYNASPQSMQAAINVLEEISSGSRSIAVLGDMFEMGDMSRDLHYSVGDFIKNKKINYLVTVGQDSGMISQAVADSGNSEIKLRHFENNEEALKYILGIVMPGDYILIKGSRGMKMEEIADGIIKSE; encoded by the coding sequence ATGATTACTTTTGACTGCGTTGAGCTGGCAGAAGCAGTAGCAGGTAAACTGCTCTGGGGAGAACCTGACAGGACTTTTTACGGTGTAACCACCGACTCCAGAAAGGTCACCAAGGATAGTTTATTTATCCCGCTAATCGGAGAAAAATTTGACGGTCACGATTATATAGAGCAGTGCTTCAAGGCTGGTGCTTCGGTTTGCCTGACTTCTAAACAAATACTGCCCGTTGCAGGCTGCTCTGCGGTTTTAGTGGATGATACCGCCAAGGCGTTACGGGATTTGGCTACATGGCATCGCAGAAAATTTGATATACCTGTGGTAGGAATAACAGGAAGCGTGGGTAAAACCAGTACAAAAGACATGGTATCATGTGTGCTGTCTCAAAAGTATTGTGTTTTAAAGACTCAGGGTAATTTCAATAATGAAATAGGCCTTCCGTTGACTGTTTTGAATATTGATAACAGCCACGAAACGGCTGTAATAGAGATGGGGATGAGCGGTTTTGGCGAAATCAGCCGGCTTACTGCTATTGCCATACCCCGTATTGTAATAATAACAAACATAGGTGTTTCTCATATTGAAAAGCTGGGTTCACAGGAGGGAATTTTAAAGGCGAAGCTGGAAATTCTTGAGGGCCTAAATAAGGATGGATTAGTAGTATTGAACGGAGATGACCCGCTACTTAAGCCTTTGAAGGGAAAGCTTCCTTTCAGGACTGTTTTCTATGGAATGAACAGCGGAAGCGATTACACAGCCTTAAACTATCAAACCATGGGAGAGCAGGGAACTAGCTTTGAAATAACAGTAAACGGTTATGAGTATAATGTTGAAATTCCTGTTCCCGGTATACATAATGTATACAATGCACTGGCTGCTATTGCAGTGGGAATTGAAATGAAGATTCCAATGGAGATAATTCTTGATGGAATTAAACAGTTCAGTCCGGGAAATATGAGACAGAGCATAATAAATCACAATGGCATTAAAATTATAAATGATGCCTACAACGCAAGTCCTCAGTCAATGCAGGCAGCAATCAACGTTCTTGAAGAAATATCTTCAGGTTCACGAAGTATTGCTGTTTTGGGAGATATGTTCGAAATGGGGGATATGTCAAGGGATTTGCACTACTCAGTGGGAGACTTTATAAAAAACAAAAAGATAAACTATCTGGTTACCGTAGGACAGGATTCAGGAATGATATCTCAGGCAGTGGCTGATTCAGGCAATAGTGAGATAAAATTGCGTCATTTTGAGAACAACGAAGAAGCACTTAAATATATTCTGGGAATAGTAATGCCCGGAGATTACATATTGATTAAAGGCTCAAGAGGAATGAAAATGGAAGAAATCGCTGACGGAATAATCAAGTCAGAATGA
- the lgt gene encoding prolipoprotein diacylglyceryl transferase, whose translation MDSTLVSFPELGWSFDVPRVAFNIFGKPIYWYGIIIAAAFLICVLWAMKDSTKYGLVPDTIIDLMLFAAPAAIICARLYFVIFSWSEYIDNPIDILNLRKGGLAVYGGIIGAIITAYFVARYKKIPTMKLFDFAIPYVALGQAIGRWGNFFNQEAFGTNTSLPWGMTSPTITSYLTNKADSIQETVGITVNPDLPVHPTFLYESIWNLVIFAFLMWMRKRKKFSGEIFCLYFITYSIGRAFIEGLRTDSLMLGNLRVSQFLSIILIIVFGILVVVLRNRAKNAINEEAEAGPSAYANVLKYMEEEQAIENNEHSTEKLQEAENIQDVQEESGESEIKPDSSENSQEEDNNRMTDSQ comes from the coding sequence ATGGATAGTACATTAGTCAGCTTTCCTGAACTTGGTTGGAGTTTTGATGTACCAAGGGTTGCTTTCAACATATTCGGTAAACCTATATACTGGTATGGAATTATCATAGCGGCAGCCTTTTTGATATGTGTATTATGGGCGATGAAAGATTCAACAAAATATGGTCTTGTTCCGGATACAATAATAGACCTGATGCTTTTTGCAGCCCCGGCAGCAATAATATGTGCAAGGTTATACTTTGTTATTTTCAGTTGGTCTGAGTACATCGACAATCCCATTGATATTTTGAATCTGAGAAAAGGCGGTTTGGCTGTCTATGGAGGAATAATAGGAGCAATAATTACAGCCTATTTTGTTGCAAGATATAAAAAAATTCCTACAATGAAGCTTTTTGATTTTGCAATACCCTATGTGGCTCTGGGACAAGCGATTGGACGTTGGGGGAATTTTTTCAATCAGGAGGCTTTTGGTACAAATACAAGTCTTCCATGGGGAATGACCAGCCCTACAATAACGTCATATTTGACAAATAAAGCAGATTCAATTCAAGAAACGGTGGGTATAACTGTAAATCCCGATTTACCCGTTCATCCAACATTTTTATACGAATCTATATGGAATCTTGTAATATTTGCATTTCTTATGTGGATGCGCAAAAGAAAGAAATTCAGCGGTGAAATATTCTGCCTGTATTTTATAACCTACAGTATCGGGAGAGCATTTATCGAAGGCCTTAGAACAGATAGTCTGATGCTTGGAAATTTAAGGGTATCTCAATTCTTGTCAATAATACTGATAATTGTTTTCGGTATACTGGTAGTAGTTCTGAGAAACAGAGCAAAAAATGCAATCAATGAAGAGGCGGAAGCAGGACCAAGTGCATATGCAAATGTTCTTAAATACATGGAAGAAGAACAAGCAATTGAAAATAATGAGCATAGCACTGAGAAATTGCAGGAAGCAGAGAATATACAGGATGTTCAGGAAGAATCCGGAGAAAGTGAAATTAAGCCTGACAGCAGTGAAAATTCACAAGAAGAAGATAATAATAGAATGACAGACAGCCAGTAA
- a CDS encoding penicillin-binding transpeptidase domain-containing protein, producing MAGVNLKIKKRLLFILGTFTILTLMLVLRIAWIQIYSGKEYQEFAYNQQTKNRTISAKRGTIYDRNMKPLAVSGSVDTVSASPQEIGKQKLDLDKISGELAAMLDMDKETVKKKLTKNNQYELIKQKIDKEIGNKVREWKKENKISGIYIDEDTKRFYPNRNLAAHVVGFTNIDNDGLDGVERMMEKYLKGVPGKILSETDASGMALSMSDEKFIQPQDGNDVILTIDETIQYFAEKALEKAISDNNVLNGATAIVMDPRNGEILALASKPDFDLNNPRGVPKGKDPETWTGKSKEDVEYLQQTVWRNKAVVDTYEPGSTFKPVTAAAGLEEGAITPDTQVTDATVKVGGWNINCWKPNAHLHETFREGVYNSCNPVFVRLSQKLGVPLFFKYVKAFGFYDKTGIDLPGEARSIMFTNPTEINMATASFGQRFQISPIQLIQAYGAIANGGDLITPHVVKEVVDETGSVIKKFEPNVVRKVISRQTSDTLKSILQGVVDVGTGKNAKIPGYKIGGKTGTSETIVDPKLQKLNIVGKNKRYIVSFSAIAPTDNPSLCVLVVLDYPDMYNPGGGMLVAPVVGKLIDDILSYKGVEKEYTAEDKKQLLQEVQVPNVKGKTVEEAVKLLKQSKLEYKIEGSDTDKKAIVQDQTPKSGALLHEKSIVILYTYKPQAEAMVKVPDVKNKSVYDATQAFKKLGLNIRVNGTGTAVSQNIDSGTKVKKGAVIEVIFRNVVSD from the coding sequence TTGGCTGGAGTAAATTTGAAGATTAAGAAACGACTTTTGTTTATACTTGGTACTTTTACCATACTAACACTTATGCTGGTGTTAAGGATTGCTTGGATTCAGATATATAGCGGAAAAGAATATCAGGAATTTGCATATAATCAACAGACAAAGAACCGTACTATAAGTGCAAAAAGAGGCACTATATACGACCGTAATATGAAACCTCTGGCGGTAAGCGGTTCGGTAGACACTGTCAGTGCAAGTCCTCAGGAGATAGGAAAACAAAAACTCGATTTAGACAAGATTTCCGGTGAACTTGCAGCGATGCTTGACATGGACAAGGAAACAGTTAAAAAGAAGCTAACTAAGAACAATCAATATGAACTTATAAAGCAAAAGATAGACAAGGAAATCGGAAATAAGGTGCGTGAATGGAAGAAAGAAAACAAAATTTCCGGCATTTACATTGATGAGGATACTAAAAGATTTTATCCCAACAGAAATCTGGCCGCTCACGTTGTCGGCTTCACCAATATAGACAATGACGGACTTGACGGTGTTGAAAGGATGATGGAGAAATATTTAAAAGGCGTACCCGGTAAAATTCTCAGTGAAACAGATGCAAGCGGAATGGCATTGAGTATGAGCGATGAAAAATTCATACAGCCTCAGGACGGAAATGATGTTATTCTTACTATAGACGAAACAATTCAGTATTTTGCCGAAAAGGCTCTGGAAAAGGCAATTTCAGATAATAATGTGTTAAACGGAGCGACTGCAATAGTAATGGATCCAAGAAACGGCGAAATACTTGCATTAGCTTCTAAGCCGGATTTTGACCTGAATAATCCCAGAGGAGTTCCAAAGGGAAAGGACCCTGAAACCTGGACCGGAAAAAGCAAGGAAGATGTAGAATATCTCCAGCAGACAGTTTGGAGAAATAAGGCAGTTGTTGATACATACGAACCGGGTTCCACATTCAAGCCGGTTACAGCAGCAGCAGGTCTGGAAGAGGGTGCTATTACTCCTGATACACAGGTTACCGATGCTACTGTTAAAGTGGGAGGGTGGAACATTAATTGTTGGAAACCAAATGCCCACTTACATGAAACTTTCAGAGAAGGGGTTTATAACTCCTGTAATCCTGTTTTTGTACGTCTTTCCCAAAAATTGGGAGTACCATTGTTTTTTAAATATGTAAAAGCATTTGGTTTTTATGATAAGACAGGAATTGATTTGCCTGGTGAAGCACGTAGTATAATGTTTACAAACCCTACAGAGATAAACATGGCAACAGCTTCCTTCGGACAGCGTTTCCAGATTTCACCCATACAGTTGATACAGGCATATGGTGCAATTGCAAACGGAGGGGACCTGATAACACCTCATGTTGTTAAAGAGGTAGTAGACGAAACAGGCAGTGTAATAAAGAAATTCGAGCCTAACGTTGTAAGAAAAGTAATATCCAGACAAACCTCAGATACATTGAAATCCATACTCCAAGGCGTTGTAGATGTAGGTACAGGTAAAAATGCAAAAATACCGGGCTACAAAATCGGTGGTAAGACAGGTACGTCGGAAACAATAGTGGACCCAAAACTTCAAAAACTAAATATTGTAGGAAAAAATAAGAGATACATAGTTTCATTTTCGGCCATTGCTCCTACCGACAATCCAAGCTTGTGTGTGCTGGTTGTACTGGATTATCCTGATATGTACAATCCCGGAGGCGGTATGTTAGTTGCTCCTGTTGTAGGAAAGCTTATAGATGATATTCTCAGCTACAAGGGTGTTGAAAAGGAATACACAGCGGAAGACAAAAAGCAGCTGCTTCAGGAGGTTCAGGTTCCAAATGTAAAGGGAAAGACAGTAGAAGAGGCAGTTAAACTGTTGAAACAAAGTAAACTAGAGTATAAAATAGAAGGAAGCGACACTGACAAAAAGGCAATTGTACAGGATCAGACACCTAAATCTGGCGCATTGCTTCACGAAAAATCCATTGTTATACTCTATACATATAAGCCACAAGCGGAGGCAATGGTTAAGGTTCCGGATGTCAAGAACAAGTCAGTCTACGATGCGACACAAGCCTTTAAGAAACTTGGACTTAATATTCGCGTTAACGGTACCGGAACAGCGGTCAGTCAGAACATAGACTCCGGTACAAAAGTCAAAAAAGGTGCTGTTATCGAAGTTATATTCAGGAATGTAGTTTCGGATTAG
- the mraZ gene encoding division/cell wall cluster transcriptional repressor MraZ, whose protein sequence is MFYGEYQHTIDPKGRAIVPSKFREGLGEKFILTKGLDGCLFAYSSEEWTSLENKLKSLPFTDKDVRAFIRFFFSGATECEVDKQGRILIPQNLREYAALEKDIYIIGVSSRVEIWKKAAWEAYNSDDNISADKIAEKMALLGI, encoded by the coding sequence TTGTTCTATGGTGAATACCAACATACAATTGACCCTAAAGGAAGAGCAATAGTACCTTCAAAGTTCCGTGAGGGGTTGGGTGAAAAGTTCATACTGACCAAGGGACTTGACGGTTGTTTGTTTGCGTACTCATCCGAAGAGTGGACAAGCCTTGAAAACAAGCTAAAATCCTTGCCATTTACCGATAAGGATGTCCGGGCATTTATCAGATTTTTCTTTTCGGGAGCAACGGAATGTGAAGTTGATAAACAGGGAAGGATATTGATACCACAGAATCTGCGTGAATATGCCGCTCTTGAAAAGGACATATATATAATCGGTGTGTCTTCAAGAGTAGAAATATGGAAAAAGGCGGCTTGGGAAGCGTACAACAGCGACGACAACATCAGTGCGGATAAAATTGCGGAAAAGATGGCATTGCTTGGTATATAG
- a CDS encoding UDP-N-acetylmuramoyl-L-alanyl-D-glutamate--2,6-diaminopimelate ligase produces the protein MQLKELVRDLNIKEINGSLDVEVDSIAYDSRKTKQGSLFVCIEGTVVDGHKYINDAIENGTKAFLVQKHVEVPEGITTVETDDTRFGLAAVCDAFFDHPSSKLNLIGITGTKGKTTTTYMVKSILEAAGHNMGLIGTVANLIGNQVLYTSRTTPESYDLQSLFNDMVEKKVDSAVMEVSSQGLELHRVAKCDFDIGVFTNFSRDHIGPKEHATLEEYFNAKAKLFKMCRKAVINIDSEHGRKMAELAECNVLTYGLSNKADIWASDIVKKTGHTYFKLNSPWGSIDIETDLQGEFNIYNALAAIGSCCLIPGITLEHVKTGLTKVTVPGRMESVKTGGNYSVLIDYAHTPDSLEQVLKTVKEFAHGRVVSLFGCGGDRDKGKRPAMGEISGNIANFTIITSDNPRTENPEQIIEDIEAGIKNTNGKYIKITDRRQAIKFALENAQDGDIIILAGKGHETYQQFAEKTIHFDEREVVNELLVELGRSE, from the coding sequence TTGCAACTAAAAGAGCTTGTAAGGGATTTAAATATCAAAGAAATTAATGGAAGTCTTGATGTGGAAGTTGACAGTATAGCATATGATTCCAGAAAAACAAAACAGGGCAGTCTTTTTGTTTGTATTGAAGGAACTGTGGTTGACGGACACAAGTACATAAATGATGCTATAGAAAACGGAACCAAGGCATTTCTCGTTCAGAAGCATGTAGAGGTACCTGAAGGAATTACAACAGTTGAAACAGATGATACAAGGTTCGGACTTGCGGCAGTATGTGATGCGTTTTTTGACCATCCGTCTTCAAAATTGAACCTTATAGGCATTACAGGAACAAAAGGTAAAACTACAACTACTTATATGGTTAAATCTATCCTGGAGGCTGCAGGGCATAATATGGGCCTTATAGGCACCGTTGCCAATCTCATAGGAAATCAGGTGCTGTATACCTCCAGAACAACTCCGGAATCATATGATTTACAGAGCCTTTTCAATGATATGGTTGAAAAAAAGGTAGACAGTGCGGTAATGGAGGTATCCTCTCAGGGATTGGAACTTCACAGGGTAGCAAAATGTGATTTTGATATCGGAGTATTTACAAACTTTTCAAGAGACCATATCGGGCCAAAGGAACATGCAACACTTGAAGAATATTTCAATGCAAAAGCAAAGCTGTTTAAAATGTGCCGTAAAGCAGTTATTAATATAGACAGTGAACATGGCAGAAAAATGGCAGAACTGGCTGAATGTAATGTGCTAACATACGGCTTGAGCAATAAGGCGGATATATGGGCGTCTGATATAGTAAAGAAAACAGGACACACATACTTTAAACTTAATTCTCCATGGGGCAGTATTGACATTGAAACTGATCTCCAGGGTGAGTTCAACATATACAATGCATTGGCGGCCATCGGTTCTTGTTGCTTGATACCGGGTATTACATTGGAGCATGTAAAAACAGGACTGACAAAGGTTACGGTTCCGGGCAGAATGGAGTCTGTAAAAACGGGTGGTAATTATTCTGTTCTGATAGATTACGCACATACCCCCGACAGCCTTGAACAGGTACTTAAAACAGTAAAAGAGTTTGCACATGGAAGGGTTGTCAGTCTTTTTGGTTGCGGAGGGGACAGAGATAAGGGAAAGAGACCTGCAATGGGTGAAATTTCAGGAAATATAGCTAATTTTACAATTATAACCTCTGATAATCCTAGAACTGAAAACCCCGAACAAATAATTGAAGACATTGAGGCAGGCATTAAAAATACAAATGGAAAATATATTAAAATAACTGATAGAAGGCAGGCAATAAAATTTGCACTTGAAAATGCTCAGGATGGAGATATAATTATTTTGGCAGGTAAGGGACATGAGACCTACCAGCAATTTGCCGAAAAAACAATACACTTTGATGAACGTGAGGTAGTAAATGAGCTGCTGGTAGAACTCGGAAGGAGTGAGTAG
- a CDS encoding pitrilysin family protein: MNFDTIEYKKYNELFYKYEHPSGLNCIVVPKKGYYKKYATFSTQYGSVDNEFIIPGENEPTKVPDGIAHFLEHKLFDQKDGSVMDKFAALGSKPNAFTSFNQTVYLFSCTDLFSENFKLLLNFVQNPYITDESVEREKKIIGQEINMYRDDPGWRVNFNLLKAIYKHHPVRYDIAGTIDSISEITKETLYQCYKTFYHPSNMMITVVGDVDHIKVFEQVENCIQTTEKAPEIKRIFPKESTDINKSYIEQNMPVPTPIFYMGFKDSNYDLEGAEILRYEIAIKLLLSMLMGKSSRLYEELYDKGLINSSFEMDFSLEKSYAYSMFMGESVNPEEVQDRITKEIKVMKKQGLDQETFNRLLNASKGRFLRQLNSLENISRSFINLYFKGVTMFDYLEVYDKMKFDYITDVFDSHFDIRRMALSVVKQK; the protein is encoded by the coding sequence ATGAATTTTGATACCATTGAATATAAAAAGTATAACGAGTTATTTTACAAGTATGAACATCCAAGTGGGTTGAATTGTATTGTAGTTCCTAAAAAAGGCTACTACAAAAAGTATGCCACATTTTCTACTCAGTACGGTTCTGTAGACAATGAATTTATTATACCCGGAGAAAACGAACCGACAAAAGTTCCTGATGGAATTGCCCATTTTCTGGAACATAAGCTGTTTGACCAAAAAGACGGAAGTGTCATGGATAAGTTTGCCGCTTTAGGCTCAAAACCAAATGCATTTACAAGCTTTAACCAAACCGTTTACCTTTTTTCATGTACAGACTTGTTCAGCGAAAATTTCAAGCTATTATTAAATTTTGTTCAAAACCCGTATATTACCGATGAAAGTGTTGAACGTGAAAAGAAGATAATAGGTCAGGAAATCAATATGTACCGTGACGATCCGGGATGGCGGGTAAACTTCAATCTACTTAAGGCAATTTACAAGCACCATCCTGTAAGGTATGATATAGCGGGCACTATTGACAGTATAAGTGAAATTACAAAAGAAACCTTGTATCAGTGTTACAAGACCTTCTACCATCCATCCAACATGATGATAACAGTGGTTGGTGACGTGGATCACATTAAGGTTTTTGAACAGGTTGAAAATTGCATACAGACAACGGAGAAGGCTCCTGAAATTAAAAGAATCTTCCCAAAAGAAAGTACTGATATTAACAAAAGTTACATCGAACAAAATATGCCGGTTCCAACGCCTATATTTTACATGGGATTTAAAGATAGTAATTATGATTTAGAAGGTGCTGAAATCCTGAGGTATGAGATTGCCATTAAACTTCTTCTGTCAATGCTTATGGGTAAAAGTTCAAGACTCTACGAAGAGCTGTATGACAAGGGACTTATTAATTCCAGCTTTGAAATGGATTTTTCATTGGAGAAAAGTTATGCATATTCAATGTTTATGGGGGAATCTGTAAACCCGGAAGAGGTTCAGGATAGGATTACAAAGGAAATTAAAGTAATGAAAAAACAAGGGCTTGACCAGGAGACTTTTAACAGACTTCTTAACGCTTCAAAAGGAAGATTCTTAAGGCAGCTCAACTCACTTGAAAATATATCAAGGTCATTTATAAATTTATATTTCAAGGGTGTTACAATGTTTGATTATTTAGAGGTTTATGATAAAATGAAATTTGATTATATTACAGATGTGTTTGACAGTCATTTTGACATTAGACGCATGGCATTATCTGTCGTTAAGCAGAAATAA
- the rsmH gene encoding 16S rRNA (cytosine(1402)-N(4))-methyltransferase RsmH, translated as MEFKHKSVLLDECIENLNINQEGIYVDGTIGGAGHSSEIYKRLGEKGCLIGLDQDSFAVETSVKRLGEIESQADFNVVNTNFKNIRNACSELGISEVDGILLDLGVSSHQLDEASRGFSYQHDAPLDMRMDRKSELSAYDVVNKYSEQDIYRIIRDYGEEKWASRIAKFIVEARQSKPIETTYELVDTIKRAVPSSARRDGPHPAKRTFQAIRIEVNNELGILNKTIEDCVDLLKSGGRLCIITFHSLEDRIVKLQFNKMVNPCTCPTSFPVCVCGKKPRAVLVNKKPIVSDIRELEENPRARSAKLRVLQKI; from the coding sequence ATGGAATTTAAACATAAATCCGTATTACTTGATGAGTGCATAGAAAATCTGAATATAAATCAGGAAGGTATTTATGTTGACGGTACTATTGGCGGAGCGGGACATTCATCAGAGATATATAAAAGACTAGGTGAAAAGGGCTGCTTGATAGGTCTTGACCAAGACAGTTTTGCTGTAGAAACATCGGTTAAGAGGCTTGGTGAAATTGAGTCACAGGCAGACTTCAACGTCGTAAATACAAATTTTAAAAATATACGTAATGCCTGTTCTGAGTTGGGAATTTCTGAAGTAGACGGTATTCTTCTGGACTTGGGAGTTTCGTCCCATCAATTGGATGAAGCATCCAGAGGATTTAGTTACCAGCATGATGCACCACTTGACATGAGAATGGATAGAAAATCGGAGTTGTCAGCTTATGATGTGGTAAACAAGTATTCCGAGCAGGATATATACCGTATTATTCGTGACTACGGAGAAGAAAAATGGGCTTCACGGATAGCAAAATTCATTGTCGAAGCCAGACAGAGTAAACCGATAGAGACCACTTATGAATTGGTAGATACAATAAAAAGGGCGGTTCCAAGTTCTGCCAGAAGAGACGGCCCTCATCCGGCAAAAAGAACTTTTCAGGCAATCAGAATTGAAGTTAACAATGAACTTGGAATATTGAATAAAACTATTGAGGATTGTGTAGATTTGCTTAAAAGTGGAGGAAGGCTATGTATAATAACTTTCCATTCATTGGAAGACAGGATAGTTAAGCTGCAGTTTAACAAAATGGTAAATCCATGTACATGTCCGACCTCATTTCCTGTATGTGTTTGCGGAAAAAAGCCCAGGGCAGTGCTTGTAAATAAAAAACCTATTGTTTCGGATATCCGTGAACTGGAGGAAAATCCAAGGGCAAGAAGTGCTAAATTAAGAGTTTTGCAAAAAATTTAA